A genomic stretch from Bos javanicus breed banteng chromosome 3, ARS-OSU_banteng_1.0, whole genome shotgun sequence includes:
- the RUSC1 gene encoding AP-4 complex accessory subunit RUSC1 isoform X3 has product MLSPQRALLCNLNHIHLQHVSLGLHLSRRPELREGPLSTSPPPGDTGGKESRGPCSGTLVDANSNSPAVPCRCCQEHGAGLENRQDLAQEEEGAASPSDPGCSSSLSSCSDLSPDESPISVYSRDLPGNEDVHPQPSIVPLEQGSPLASAGPDTCSPDSFCCSPDSCSEASSPSGPGLDSNCNALTTGQDLPSPGLEEEEEAEEQDLPTSDLPEADDEKIDAGKTEPSWKINPIWKIDKETTDASWKITENNNSGWKVNGNTIECWKTEHGKFDSSWKTNTGITDSGSKTDAGKIDGGWRSDVSEEPVPHRTITSFHELAQKRKRGPGLPLVPQAKKDRSDWLIVFSPDTELPPTGSLGSSQAPPREVTTFKELRSRSRAPPPPVPPRDPPAGWALVPPRPPPPPVPPRRKKNRPGLQPIAEGQPEEGRVGSPAAGEEAPASKEPEQPGPQAGTEVRSSWSFAGVPGAQRLWMAEAQSGTGQLQEQKKGLLIAVSASVDKIISHFGAARNLVQKVKAQLGDSRLSPDVGHLVLTTLCPALHALVADGLKPFRKDLITGQRRSSPWSVVEASVKPGSSTRSLGTLYSQVSRLAPLRSSRSRFHAFILGLLNTKQLELWFSSLQEDAGLLSLLYLPTGFFSLARAGCPSLSTELLLLLQPLSVLTFHLDLLFEHHHHLPLGPPQAPPPPGSPPALQQTVQAVLHWGGRLAQSLRGASGEAPPGPSAPSSSPSRCSWWEQLTQASRVYASGGAEGLPLPRWGSRRTQTAAEATQERSPHTEEAAPGRGVWLGRLFGVPGGLAETESGAPKSRRPSSWLPPTVSVLALVKRAAPPEAPSSPKELEVSEPSTVQTHRAVRALCDHTAAGPDQLSFQRGEVLRVIATVDEDWLRCGRDGAEGLVPVGYTSLVL; this is encoded by the exons ATGCTGTCCCCTCAGAGGGCCTTACTCTGCAACCTCAACCACATCCACCTCCAGCATGTCTCTCTAGGCCTGCATTTGTCCCGCCGTCCGGAGCTCCGGGAGGGGCCCTTGAGCacatcccctcccccaggggacaCCGGGGGCAAGGAGAGCCGGGGCCCCTGCAGTGGGACCTTGGTGGACGCCAATTCCAACAGCCCAGCCGTGCCCTGCCGATGTTGCCAGGAGCATGGGGCAGGTCTAGAAAACCGGCAGGACCTAgcacaggaggaggagggggctgccTCTCCCTCAGACCCGGGCTGTTCCTCCTCTCTCAGCTCCTGCTCAGATCTTAGCCCCGATGAGTCCCCCATCTCAGTCTActccagggacctccctggcaacGAGGATGTTCACCCTCAGCCCAGCATCGTTCCCCTGGAGCAAGGCTCGCCCCTGGCTTCCGCAGGCCCAGACACCTGCTCCCCAGACAGCTTTTGTTGCTCTCCGGATTCCTGCTCTGAAGCTTCCTCTCCATCCGGTCCAGGCCTGGACTCCAATTGTAATGCCCTGACCACTGGCCAGGACCTCCCTTCCCCAGGgctagaggaagaggaggaggccgAGGAGCAGGACCTCCCTACCTCTGACCTCCCAGAGGCTGATGATGAGAAAATCGATGCTGGGAAAACCGAACCCAGTTGGAAAATCAACCCCATTTGGAAAATTGACAAAGAGACAACTGATGCTAGCTGGAAAATAACTGAGAACAATAACTCGGGTTGGAAAGTCAATGGGAATACTATTGAATGTTGgaaaactgaacatggaaaatTCGACTCCAGTTGGAAAACCAATACAGGAATAACTGATTCTGGTTCGAAAACTGATGCAGGGAAAATTGATGGGGGATGGAGAAGTGACGTCAGCGAGGAGCCGGTGCCCCACCGGACAATCACGTCCTTCCACGAGCTGGCCCAGAAGCGCAAGCGGGGCCCAGGGCTGCCCCTCGTGCCGCAGGCCAAGAAAGACCGCAGTGACTGGCTCATCGTCTTCTCTCCCGACACCGAGCTGCCCCCCACAGGGTCGCTCGGCAGCTCCCAGGCGCCTCCCCGGGAAGTCACCACCTTCAAGGAACTCCGGTCCCGAAGCCGGGCTCCGCCCCCGCCAGTCCCGCCCCGAGACCCCCCAGCTGGCTGGGCCTTGGTCCCACCTCGGCCCCCACCGCCACCCGTCCCTCCCCGGAGGAAGAAGAACCGacctgggctgcagcccatagcaGAGGGGCAGCCCgaggagggcagggtgggcagCCCAGCTGCTGGTGAGGAGGCCCCAGCTTCAAAGGAGCCGGAGCAGCCAGGTCCTCAGGCTGGCACTGAAG TCCGTAGTTCCTGGTCGTTCGCCGGCGTCCCCGGGGCCCAGCGACTGTGGATGGCAGAAGCCCAGAGTGGGACTGGCCAGCTGCAGGAGCAGAAAAAAG GTCTCCTGATAGCTGTTAGTGCTTCAGTGGATAAAATCATCTCGCACTTTGGGGCCGCCCGGAACTTGGTTCAGAAGGTGAAG GCCCAGTTGGGGGATAGCCGTCTGAGCCCAGACGTGGGGCACCTGGTGCTGACCACCCTCTGTCCGGCCCTCCATGCCCTGGTGGCCGACGGGCTGAAGCCTTTCCGGAAAGACCTCATCACTGGGCAGCGGCGGAGCAGCCCCTGGAGTGTGGTGGAGGCGTCTGTGAAGCCAG GCTCCAGCACTCGTTCCCTCGGTACCCTGTATAGCCAGGTCAGCCGTCTGGCCCCGCTGAGAAGCAGCCGTAGCCGCTTCCACGCCTTTATCCTGGGCCTCCTCAA cACTAAGCAGTTggagctgtggttttccagtctCCAGGAAGATGCAG GCCTGCTGTCCCTCCTGTACCTGCCCACTGGCTTCTTCTCCCTGGCCCGGGCTGGCTGCCCCTCCTTGTCCACggagctgctgctcctgctgcagcCATTGTCGGTGCTCACCTTCCACCTGGACCTGCTGTTtgagcaccaccaccacctgccccTGGGGCCGCCTCaggccccacccccgccaggctcACCTCCAGCCCTGCAGCAGACTGTGCAAGCCGTGCTGCACTGGGGGGGTCGGCTGGCCCAGAGCCTCCGGGGGGCTTCTGGGGAGGCCCCTCCGGGCCCTTCAGCCCCCTCAAGCTCTCCCAGCCGCTGCAGCTGGTGGGAGCAGCTGACCCAGGCCTCCCGGGTCTATGCGTCTGGCGGCGCCGAGGGCTTGCCTCTTCCCCGGTGGGGGTCCAGGCGCACCCAGACTGCAGCTGAGGCCACACAGGAGAGGTCCCCGCACACAGAGGAAGCAGCACCAGGCAGAGGCGTATGGCTGGGGAGACTGTTTGGAGTGCCTGGGGGCCTCGCAGAAACTGAGAGCGGAGCCCCTAAGTCCAG GAGACCATCCAGCTGGTTGCCCCCGACAGTGAGTGTGTTGGCTCTGGTGAAGCGGGCGGCGCCTCCTGAGGCTCCCTCATCTCCTAAGGAGCTTGAGGTCTCAGAACCCAGCACGGTGCAGACCCACAG GGCAGTCCGGGCTCTCTGTGACCACACTGCTGCAGGACCTgaccagctgagcttccagcgAGGGGAAGTGCTGCGTGTCATCGCCACTGTGGATGAGGACTGGCTCCGCTGTGGGAGGGATGGAGCGGAGGGGCTGGTACCCGTGGGGTATACCTCCCTTGTTCTCTAG
- the RUSC1 gene encoding AP-4 complex accessory subunit RUSC1 isoform X6: MAEAQSGTGQLQEQKKGLLIAVSASVDKIISHFGAARNLVQKAQLGDSRLSPDVGHLVLTTLCPALHALVADGLKPFRKDLITGQRRSSPWSVVEASVKPGSSTRSLGTLYSQVSRLAPLRSSRSRFHAFILGLLNTKQLELWFSSLQEDAGLLSLLYLPTGFFSLARAGCPSLSTELLLLLQPLSVLTFHLDLLFEHHHHLPLGPPQAPPPPGSPPALQQTVQAVLHWGGRLAQSLRGASGEAPPGPSAPSSSPSRCSWWEQLTQASRVYASGGAEGLPLPRWGSRRTQTAAEATQERSPHTEEAAPGRGVWLGRLFGVPGGLAETESGAPKSRRPSSWLPPTVSVLALVKRAAPPEAPSSPKELEVSEPSTVQTHRAVRALCDHTAAGPDQLSFQRGEVLRVIATVDEDWLRCGRDGAEGLVPVGYTSLVL, translated from the exons ATGGCAGAAGCCCAGAGTGGGACTGGCCAGCTGCAGGAGCAGAAAAAAG GTCTCCTGATAGCTGTTAGTGCTTCAGTGGATAAAATCATCTCGCACTTTGGGGCCGCCCGGAACTTGGTTCAGAAG GCCCAGTTGGGGGATAGCCGTCTGAGCCCAGACGTGGGGCACCTGGTGCTGACCACCCTCTGTCCGGCCCTCCATGCCCTGGTGGCCGACGGGCTGAAGCCTTTCCGGAAAGACCTCATCACTGGGCAGCGGCGGAGCAGCCCCTGGAGTGTGGTGGAGGCGTCTGTGAAGCCAG GCTCCAGCACTCGTTCCCTCGGTACCCTGTATAGCCAGGTCAGCCGTCTGGCCCCGCTGAGAAGCAGCCGTAGCCGCTTCCACGCCTTTATCCTGGGCCTCCTCAA cACTAAGCAGTTggagctgtggttttccagtctCCAGGAAGATGCAG GCCTGCTGTCCCTCCTGTACCTGCCCACTGGCTTCTTCTCCCTGGCCCGGGCTGGCTGCCCCTCCTTGTCCACggagctgctgctcctgctgcagcCATTGTCGGTGCTCACCTTCCACCTGGACCTGCTGTTtgagcaccaccaccacctgccccTGGGGCCGCCTCaggccccacccccgccaggctcACCTCCAGCCCTGCAGCAGACTGTGCAAGCCGTGCTGCACTGGGGGGGTCGGCTGGCCCAGAGCCTCCGGGGGGCTTCTGGGGAGGCCCCTCCGGGCCCTTCAGCCCCCTCAAGCTCTCCCAGCCGCTGCAGCTGGTGGGAGCAGCTGACCCAGGCCTCCCGGGTCTATGCGTCTGGCGGCGCCGAGGGCTTGCCTCTTCCCCGGTGGGGGTCCAGGCGCACCCAGACTGCAGCTGAGGCCACACAGGAGAGGTCCCCGCACACAGAGGAAGCAGCACCAGGCAGAGGCGTATGGCTGGGGAGACTGTTTGGAGTGCCTGGGGGCCTCGCAGAAACTGAGAGCGGAGCCCCTAAGTCCAG GAGACCATCCAGCTGGTTGCCCCCGACAGTGAGTGTGTTGGCTCTGGTGAAGCGGGCGGCGCCTCCTGAGGCTCCCTCATCTCCTAAGGAGCTTGAGGTCTCAGAACCCAGCACGGTGCAGACCCACAG GGCAGTCCGGGCTCTCTGTGACCACACTGCTGCAGGACCTgaccagctgagcttccagcgAGGGGAAGTGCTGCGTGTCATCGCCACTGTGGATGAGGACTGGCTCCGCTGTGGGAGGGATGGAGCGGAGGGGCTGGTACCCGTGGGGTATACCTCCCTTGTTCTCTAG
- the RUSC1 gene encoding AP-4 complex accessory subunit RUSC1 isoform X5, with amino-acid sequence MAEAQSGTGQLQEQKKGLLIAVSASVDKIISHFGAARNLVQKVKAQLGDSRLSPDVGHLVLTTLCPALHALVADGLKPFRKDLITGQRRSSPWSVVEASVKPGSSTRSLGTLYSQVSRLAPLRSSRSRFHAFILGLLNTKQLELWFSSLQEDAGLLSLLYLPTGFFSLARAGCPSLSTELLLLLQPLSVLTFHLDLLFEHHHHLPLGPPQAPPPPGSPPALQQTVQAVLHWGGRLAQSLRGASGEAPPGPSAPSSSPSRCSWWEQLTQASRVYASGGAEGLPLPRWGSRRTQTAAEATQERSPHTEEAAPGRGVWLGRLFGVPGGLAETESGAPKSRRPSSWLPPTVSVLALVKRAAPPEAPSSPKELEVSEPSTVQTHRAVRALCDHTAAGPDQLSFQRGEVLRVIATVDEDWLRCGRDGAEGLVPVGYTSLVL; translated from the exons ATGGCAGAAGCCCAGAGTGGGACTGGCCAGCTGCAGGAGCAGAAAAAAG GTCTCCTGATAGCTGTTAGTGCTTCAGTGGATAAAATCATCTCGCACTTTGGGGCCGCCCGGAACTTGGTTCAGAAGGTGAAG GCCCAGTTGGGGGATAGCCGTCTGAGCCCAGACGTGGGGCACCTGGTGCTGACCACCCTCTGTCCGGCCCTCCATGCCCTGGTGGCCGACGGGCTGAAGCCTTTCCGGAAAGACCTCATCACTGGGCAGCGGCGGAGCAGCCCCTGGAGTGTGGTGGAGGCGTCTGTGAAGCCAG GCTCCAGCACTCGTTCCCTCGGTACCCTGTATAGCCAGGTCAGCCGTCTGGCCCCGCTGAGAAGCAGCCGTAGCCGCTTCCACGCCTTTATCCTGGGCCTCCTCAA cACTAAGCAGTTggagctgtggttttccagtctCCAGGAAGATGCAG GCCTGCTGTCCCTCCTGTACCTGCCCACTGGCTTCTTCTCCCTGGCCCGGGCTGGCTGCCCCTCCTTGTCCACggagctgctgctcctgctgcagcCATTGTCGGTGCTCACCTTCCACCTGGACCTGCTGTTtgagcaccaccaccacctgccccTGGGGCCGCCTCaggccccacccccgccaggctcACCTCCAGCCCTGCAGCAGACTGTGCAAGCCGTGCTGCACTGGGGGGGTCGGCTGGCCCAGAGCCTCCGGGGGGCTTCTGGGGAGGCCCCTCCGGGCCCTTCAGCCCCCTCAAGCTCTCCCAGCCGCTGCAGCTGGTGGGAGCAGCTGACCCAGGCCTCCCGGGTCTATGCGTCTGGCGGCGCCGAGGGCTTGCCTCTTCCCCGGTGGGGGTCCAGGCGCACCCAGACTGCAGCTGAGGCCACACAGGAGAGGTCCCCGCACACAGAGGAAGCAGCACCAGGCAGAGGCGTATGGCTGGGGAGACTGTTTGGAGTGCCTGGGGGCCTCGCAGAAACTGAGAGCGGAGCCCCTAAGTCCAG GAGACCATCCAGCTGGTTGCCCCCGACAGTGAGTGTGTTGGCTCTGGTGAAGCGGGCGGCGCCTCCTGAGGCTCCCTCATCTCCTAAGGAGCTTGAGGTCTCAGAACCCAGCACGGTGCAGACCCACAG GGCAGTCCGGGCTCTCTGTGACCACACTGCTGCAGGACCTgaccagctgagcttccagcgAGGGGAAGTGCTGCGTGTCATCGCCACTGTGGATGAGGACTGGCTCCGCTGTGGGAGGGATGGAGCGGAGGGGCTGGTACCCGTGGGGTATACCTCCCTTGTTCTCTAG